The window GGCCGCCAGGTTTGGGGTCTGGAGGTTCACGTCCACCAGCTCCATACCGGTGGTCTTGACCATGTCGTCCACCCAGCGATGCAGGTTGTCCTCGACTCCAGGTTCGAGGGTGACCCCTCCCAGTGCCGGGACAACTGCGATCTTGCGACCTTTCAGGTCGTGGGATCCGAGGTCGGCCTCCCATGTGCCCTTGGACGGGAGGCTGGTGGGATCCCGAGGATCGGTACCGGCGGCAACGTCGAAGTAGCGGGCCGCGTCTCGAACCGAACGCGACAGGTTGCCCAATACCACCGTTCCAGGCCGGAACGCGGCCCTGGGTCCCCTGGAGATCCGACCGTAGGTGCCCTTCATGCCCAACAGTCCGGTGTAGCCGGCAGGTATGCGGATCGATCCGCCGCCGTCACCGCCGCTGGCCAGGCTGACCAAGCCCCCCGCCACCGCGGCGGCCGAACCCGACGACGACCCACCCACGGTGCGACCGTGCTGCCATGGGTTGTGGGTCACCCCGTTGAGCTTGGTGACGCTCACGTTCAGGCCACCGAACTCGCTGGCGGTGGTGAGCCCAACCGGGACGGCGCCCCCCTCTCCCACCACCTTTTCGATCACCCGTGACGTGTGGGTGGCGATCCGGTCTTTGAACACGAGTGACGCCCCGGTGTCGGGCCATCCCTCCACCTCGTCGAGCTCCTTGATGGCGAAGGGGACTCCACCGAAGGGCAGGGAGACATCGGCAACATCGGCGGCTTGGCGGGCCCGTTCGGGGTCGACGTGGGAGAAGGCGTTGATGTCGCTGCGTTCGATGGCGGCGAGGGTCGCCTCCACCTCTTCTCGGGGCGATCGCTCGCCGGAACGGAAGGCATCGACGAGAGAGCAGGCGTCGCCCTGCCAGGGCTGATCGGTGGTGGCCATCTTCGGCACGGTATCGGCCCCCCTGATCCGAGTAAACCCACCGCTTCTGGAGGCACCCGGCCGCGGGCCTCAGGTCGCCACGAAGCGCACGATGATCGACTTGGACGTTGGAGTCCGGCTCTCGTCGGCGATCGAACCCAAGGGAACCAACGGGTTGGCTTCGGGGAAGTAGGCAGCGCAGGTCCCTCGCGCCACCGGGTAGGCCACCAGGCGGAAGTCGTGGATCCGCCGACACCGCCCATCTCGCCATTCGCTGACCACATCGACGCGGTCGCCGTCGCCGTGGTTCAACTCGGCCAGGTCGGCGGGGTTCACGAACACCACCCGACGACCGTTGCTGATTCCCCGGTACCGATCGTCTAGTCCGTAGATGGTGGTGTTGAACTGGTCGTGGGACCGCACGGTCTGCAGTAGCAGGTGCCCAGGTGGGACCACCTCGGGTGCGAACTCGTTGACGGTCAGGTGGGCGAGCCCGTCGGGGGTAGGGAACCGGAGGTGGTCCCGAGGGGGGTGCGGCAACACGAACCCACCGGGATGGTCCAGGCGTCGGTTGAAGTCGGTGAACCCTGGGACAACGGCCTCGATGTGGTCTCGGATCAGTCCGTAGTCACCAGCCAACCCCATCCAGTCGATCCCCTCATAGGGGTCGACCCGGCTGCCCAGCTCGGCCACGATCGCCACCTCGCTGAGCAGATGATCCGACGCTGGGGCCAGCGACCCCGACGAGGCGTGGACCACACTCATCGAGTCCTCCACCGTCACCCGCTGGACTCGCCCGCCGGTGCGGTCGACTTCCGTCCGACCCAGACAGGGAAGGATCAAGGCCGTCCCGCTGCCGATCAGGTGAGACCGATTGAGCTTGGTGGACACGGCCACGCTGAGCCCGACCCGAGCCAAGGCCTCCGCCACGACCTCGGTATCGGGAGACGCCGACAAGAAGTTCCCGCCCATCGCCATGAACACGTCTACATCACCGCGAGCCATGGCTTCGATGGCCGCGACCACGTCGGTCCCATGCCGGGTGGGGGCGTCGAAACCGAACTCGGCTCCGAGCGCGGCCAGGAACTCGACCGTCGGCTTCTCCACGATGCCCATGGTCCGGTCGCCCTGGACGTTGGAATGGCCGCGCACCGGGCAAACCCCGGCGCCGGGTCGGCCGATGGCACCCCGAAGCAGCAAGGTGTTGACCATCTCGCGGATGGTGGCCACCGCCTGACGGTGTTGGGTGATACCCATGGCCCAGCAGATGACGATCCGTCTCCGGTCGGCCAGGAGCCGGGCCACCGCCTCGACCTGTTCCCGGGGAAGGCCGGTGGCAGCGAGGAGAGCGTCAGAGTCGACGGCCGCAAGGTGTTCGGCCAACTCCGGCCACCCGTGGGTGTGGGAGGTGACGAAACCATGATCGACGACACCTGGCGTCTCGGCGTCCAACTCGACCAGGCGCCGATTCAGCCACTGGAACAAGGCCAGATCGGCTCCCACCCGGATCTGGAGGAAGTGGTCGGCGAGCCCCGCCGGTCGCCCGGCCAGGCCCCGGGCGGTCTTTGGATCAGCGAATCCCAGCAGGCCGGCCTCGGGCATGGGGTTGACGGCCACTACCTGGGCACCGTTGGCCTTGGCCTTGCCCAACGCAGAAAGCATCCGGGGATGGTTGGTTCCCGGGTTCTGACCGACGACCAGGATCAACTCGGCCTGGTGCAGGTCGGTGAGGGTGACGCTGCCCTTGCCCACCCCGATCGTCTGGGTCAGCGCCACGCCGCTCGATTCGTGGCACAGGTTGGAGCAATCGGGCAGGTTGTTGGTGCCCAACCGGCGGGCCAGCAGTTGGTAGAGGAAAGCGACCTCGTTGCTGGTACGTCCCGAGGTGTAGAAGACGGCACGGTCGGGGTGACGGGTAGCGGCCGTCCGCAGCCTGTCGGCCACCAGGTCCAGGGCCATGCTCCAAGCCACCGGCCGGTAGTGCGTGTCCCCGGCGGTCCGCATCATCGGGTGGGTGAGCCGACCCTGCTGGCCGAGCCAGTGGTCGCTCTGTTCGGCCAATGCGGCCACCGGGTGGGAGGCGAAGAAGTCGGGACCGCAACGGCGGACGGTGGCTTCCTCGGCCAGTGCCTTGGCACCGTTCTCACAGAACTCGAGGTGGGATCGCTCGGCCGGTTCGGGCCAGGCGCAGCCAGGGCAATCGAAACCCTCGGGCTGGTTCACCCTCACCAGTAGGCGGGTACCTCTACGCAGACCAAGTTGAGCGGCGGTCTGGCTCATGGTGGAGCGAACCGATCCCAGCCCGGCCGCGACTCGGGCCGGGCCGAACACCTGGAGCTGATCGGCTTCATCGTCAGGGCGTGGAGGAGGGGCCGGACGGGTCATGGTACGTAGACGTTCAAGCGTCCCGGACGGGCGAACCCGGCCAGCATCAGGCCAGCGCGGCGGGCGGTGTCGACGGCCAACGACGATGGAGCGCTCACCGACACGACCGCCGAGAACCCTGCGGCCCACGCCTTCTGGATGATCTCGAAGCTGGTCCGGCCGCTCACGAACAAACCCATCTCACCGGCAGGCAATCGGCCGTCGAGCAGGAGCCTGCCCACCACCTTGTCGACGGCGTTGTGGCGGCCGATGTCTTCGCGGACCACTTCGGGCCGACCCGTGCGATCGAAGGCGGCCGCGGCGTGCACGCCTCCGGTCAGTTCGAAGAGGTCCTGGGATTGCCTCACCCGCTCGACCACTGCCCCCAACACGGCCACGTCGAAGGGCCACCGGGACCCGAGGGGCTCCAACCAAGACGCCAGGTCATCGAGGGCATCGGTGCCGCACCACCCGCATGAAGAAGTGGTGGCGGTGAGGCGGGTGGTCGGAACGGGGGCCTGACCGCCGGTGTCCACGGAGGCGGCGTTCCCGGCACCATGGTCGACCCCGAGCACCGAGGCTCCTCCCAGCAGCCCGTCGGAGAAGCAGAAGCCCGCAGCCAGCTCACCGTCATGGCCAGGGGTCCTCATGGTGGTCGTCACCCGCACGCCGTCCAGGCGGATCTCGAGAGGTTCTTCCACCACCAGATGATCGGTTGCCCTCTCGGTGCCCGACCGGTCGACCTTGTCGACGAGCTGAGAAACGGAGCGACTCCTGGACACACCGGAACGCTACCCATCGCCGTCCCCCGATGGGCGAGAGGTCGGACTCTGGCTCGACAACACGCATCGTCGCCGAACGACCTCAGAGCGTGACTGAACGACTCGCCGATGGTACGATCCGGGCTGGGAGGGCGCCAGGACCATGGACACGTCCAGCATCAGCCATGCAGGCAACGATCCTCTGCGCGTCCCCGAATCGCTGTTCCGGGCCATCGTCGACAGCACCGCCCACCCCTTCGTGGTGGTCAGCCTGGACGGCACCATCCAGTACGCCGGTGAATCGATCGTCACCCTGCTGGGCTGGAAGCCAGCCGACATGGTCGGCCACAACGTCGTCGATTTCATCCCCCCCGACGAAGTCGACCGGGCCTTGGCCGCCTTCGCCCAAGTTCAGATCACCGAAGGCCGGGCCACCTCCATCCCGATGGTGTTCAGGCTCTTGAACAGCGACGGGACCTCGACGTGGTGCGAGGTGGCGGCCATCAGTGCTCAATCCACCCGCCAGCACGATCTGGTCCTCCGACTGCGGTCCTGGGAGCACAACTTCCACTTCAACCAGTTCCTCGGAGCGCTCAGCGGTGCCGACCCGTTCTCTGAGGTCTGCGAGCACCTGTGTCGGTCGATCATTCCGACCCTCCAGGTGGCGGGGGCGCTCATCCACCACGGATTCGATGGTTACGAGTTCCGCTGGACCGACGGGGCCGGGGTCCCCAAGGCCTGCGTACCCACCGATGCGGGACCGTGGCATCGGGCCGCCTTGACCGGAGAGCAGGTGAACGCCACCATCGACGACCTGCCACCTCGGGCCCGGATCCCCGCCGAGGAAGCTGGGCTGGCCGGGGTGTGGTGCATCCCCATCGAGGTCTCGCCCAAGCTCCCCCCGGCCGTCTTGTCGGTATGGCGTCACGACGATGCCGAACCCCTCCTCGGCCACCAGATGGGACTCGAGCTCCAGGCCCGTTATGCCCAACTGGCCATCCAGAAGTGGATCGAGCACCAGCGCCTCATCCACCTCGCCGGCCACGACAGCCTGACCGGGGTGGCCAACCGCGCCACCTTCCGGGAGCGTCTGGCCGAAGCCCTCGCCATCGGCGAGGGGGAGTTGGCGGTGGCTTTCTGTGACCTCGACGCCTTCAAGCCGATCAACGATGCCCACGGCCACCAGGTCGGAGACCAGGTACTGGTCCAGGTGGCCGAGCGCCTCCGCTCGGCGCTACGGGCCGGGGACGACCTGGCCCGCCTGGGTGGAGATGAGTTCACCGTCCTGCTCCGACGGGTTCCAGATCCGACCACGGCCAACCACCTGGCCGAGCGGATGTTGGCCACCATGGCCACCCCCTTCGAGGTGGGCGGGCTGCGCCTCCGCCTGGGTCTGTCGATCGGCATCGCGCTGGTTGCTCCGGGTCTGACCGCCGATTCCCTCCTGGGCCTGGCCGACGGCGCCCTCTACCAGGCCAAACACCAAGGCGGCGGCTGCGCCTGCCTGGCTAGCCGCTGACGCTCGACCCACCTATCCGCTGCGACCACCGTTAGTGCTCGGCTGTCTGACGAGCTGAAGTCACAGGACTGGGCGGGTGTTCGGGGTCAGAGCCCTTTGTGGCGGAGCCCCTGACCTGCGGAGATCGGCTTCGCCGGTCGCAGCAGCGAAGACGTCGGCCGTCAGGCCGGCGACCGAACTCCGCCGGAAGGCTCTGCCTTTCGGCGGATCCAGGCTTAGCCAAGGCTGCGAGCCCGGGCCACCTCGAAGCAAGCCAAGGCCCCAGCCGTGGCCACGTTGAGGCTGGACAGGCGACCCCGCATTGGGATCGACACCACCTCGTCGCAGCGCTCCCGAACCAGCCGACCTAAACCAGGGCCCTCCGCTCCCAGGACCAACGCCACCGCGCGATCGGCCATCGCCACGTCCAGCTCCCACAGTGACCGGCTTCCCCGTTCGTCCAGTCCGATCACCAGGACCCCCGACCGACGAAGCTCGTCCACCGTCTTGGCCATCCCCCCCACGATCGCCATGGGCAGGTGCTCGATGCTGCCCGCCGCCGCCTTGGTCACGGTGGGGGTGATGTGGACGGCACGATGTCGGGGAAGGACTACCCCTGTGACCCCCGCACACTCGGCCGAGCGGAGCAGGGCCCCGAGGTTGCCGGGGTCGGTGATTCCATCAGACAAGAGCAGGAACGGCGAGCTTCCCCCGTAACCGGGACCCAGCAGGTCGTCCACGGAGACCTCGGGCAACGGCCGAGCAAAGGCGATAACCCCCTGAGGGGCATCGGTGCGTGCGGCAGCATCGAGCTTGGAGCGACCGACCTCCTTGATGACCACCCGGGCTTCAGCAGCCAGCTCTCGGATGTCGTCGAGCACCGGAGCCGGGTCCAGGTCGGCCGCCATCCAGATCTCCCGGGTGTCGCGCCGGTTGGCCAACAGCAGTTCCCGCACCGCCTGGCGACCCTCGACCTGCTCTCCGCCCAAACCCGTGGTGCTGGAACGGCGCGGAGCGCGACCCTGAGGGCCCATCTGCCCCAACGGGTTGCGCGGCCCCTGACCCGAAGCGCCGCCGCCCTTCCCCCGTCCCTTGCCACCTCCCGACGAACGGGGCGCGGCGGAGCGCGCCTGACCACCCCGCCCGCCTGAACCACCCTTGCCCGAACCCCGACCCGAACCGCGTCCTGAAGCCACCTCAACTCCTCCTATTGGAACCCGAGCGGACAGGTCCGGCCGTCATCTCTGCCAGGGTAACCAGACCGAGGCTATGCCTCCCTTGCTCCCTCGGGATCGGTCAAGGGCGGGTCACCACCGCCACCGCCCAACATGCCACGCCCTCGCCTCGCCCCAACGCCCCGAGACCTTCGGGTCGACGGCCCTTGACCGAGACCGGAGCCTCCACCGCGGCGGACAGGCGCTCCTGCATCTGGACTCGGGCTGGCGCCATCTTGGGATGATCGGTCACCACCGACGCATCGACGTTTCCCGGCTCCCAACCAGCGGAGCGGACCCGTCGGGCCACCTCGGCCAACAGATCGATGCTGTTGGCCCCCGACCAGCGGGGATCGGTGTCAGGAAAGAGCATCCCGATGTCTCCGAGACCCGCCGCCCCGAGCAAGGCATCAGCACAGGCGTGAGCGATGACATCGGCATCGCTGTGCCCGGCCAGGGCCCGGGGACTGTCGAAGACCACCCCGCCGAGAACCAGCGGCCTGTCCGGATCGTCTATGAAGGGATGGACGTCGAAGCCCTGACCGACCCGAACCCTCACCGGTATCCCTCCAAGATCGCCTCGGCCACGGCGAGATCGCCGGGCTCGGTCACCTTCAGGTTCCACCTCTCGCCGCTCACCTGACGCAGACGGCCACCGGCAGCCACCACCAGCGATGCATCATCGGTGGCTTCGGGCTTACTGGCGTGTACCCGAGCCAGCGTGTCGGCGCTGAAACCCTGTGGGGTCTGCACCACCCGGAGCCGATCCCGATCCACCACGGCCCCGTGCTCATCGGTGACCGTGTCCACCACCGCCACCACCGGCACGGCAACGTCGGCTCCGGCCAGCACCGCGTCGACCACCGATCGGAACAACGAGTGCGTGGCCAGCGGACGGGCGCCGTCGTGGACGACCACCACGGCCACATCGGCGGGCAAGACGGACAATCCGGCCCTGACCGACTCGGACCGCGTCGCCCCGCCGGCCACCACCAGGTCCACACCCGGTTCGACCTCGGTCGTACGGTCCGGTGGAACCACCAGGACCACACCGTCAGACACCGACCGAGCCGCTTCGATCGACCAGTCGACCACCCGACGCCCCAGCAGTGAAGCGTATTGCTTGGCCCTCCGAACCGGCTGCCCGACCCGGCGGCCACCACGATCGCCCAGGTCGATCCCATGGCCGCCACGCTAGGAGATGGTCGGGCCACCCATCGCCTTCCCCATGCCGTGCCAGTAGGTAGCCTCGGCCTCGTGGTTGACATCGACCTGCTCCAGACCGTCGAACTACTCACCCAACTCACCGACGAGGAGATGGTCGCAGTAGCTGCGTCGGCCCAGACCCGCCGTTACCTCCGGGGAGATGTGGTTTTCGCCGAGAGCGACGCGCCCGACCGTCTCTGCGTGGTGTCCTCGGGGCGCATCGCCATCTCCAAACGTTCCGTCGACGGGCGCGAATCGATGGTGGCCCTCATGGAGCACGGCGATGTGTTCGGGGAGATGGGTCTGTTCGACGGCCAGGGACGCTCCGCCGAGGCCCGGGCCCTAGAGGCGTCCGAGCTGGTCGAGGTTCCCTACGAACCCCTACGCCACATCTATGAGGCCCGCCCCGACTTGTTGTGGGGCGTGGTCCACCTGCTGGCCCAACGTCTGCGCGTTACCGACTCGGCCCTCGCCGATTCGGTGTTCCTCGACGTGACCGGCCGCACGGCCAAGCGGCTCTTGGAGTTGGCCGGAGATGCCGAGGACTTCGCCCTGCCCATCACCCAAGAGGAGCTGGCCGGTATGGTCGGCGCCTCACGGGAGCGAGTCAACAAGGCCATAGCCAGCTTCGTGCGCCTGCGGTGGATCGAACAGCATGACCGCCGCTACCGCATCACCAACCGAGAAGAGCTGGAGCGCCGCTCCCGCTGACCCCGAACCACCGCGGTCAGTAGCGGTCGATGATCGCTGACTCTGCGATGTGGTTCAGGCCATCCTTGATGGCTCGCGCCCGGGTGGCACCCACCCCTCGACGTCGTCGAGGTCATCGATGGTGGCCCGCATGATTTTTTGGAGGCTGCCGAATCGGCTCACGATCCGCTCCACGATCTGATCGGGCAGACGGGGGATCCGCGACAGCATCCGATAGCCACGAGGCGACACCGCCGCATCGAGCGCCATGGTGGGCAGGCGCAGGGCGTGCACGAGCTCGGCCGGGTCGATCAGGTCGTCGGTGGTCAGCGCCGCGAGTGAATCCAGCACCGTGTCTAGCGAGACCTTCTTCTCTTGGCCCCGGTAGTCGCGGACCAGGTGGCGACGATCGCCCTCGACTCCGCCCATCAGCTCCACCAGTTGCAGGCGGACGAGGCGACCCTCTTCGCCCAGTTCGATGATGTGACCCTGGATCTCAGAAGCGATCCGCTCCACCCCCTCGATGAGCTGGAGGACGTTCACCACGTCTCGGATGGTGACCAGATCCTCGATCTCGAGGGTGGACAGACCGGCGGCGTCGGACTCCAACCGGGAGCGGTAGCGCTCCAGGGTGGACAGGGCCTGGTTGGCCCGGTTGATGATCCGAGCGGTGGACACGATCTCGTGCTTGTGGTCGCCGACGTAGATCTTGATCGTCGACATGCGCTGAGACACGGTGATGACCGGCACGCCCAGCGACTTGGCCACCCGCTCGGCGGTGCGGTGACGGGTGCCGGTCTCAGACGTGGTCACCGTCGAGTCGGGCACCAGGTGCACGTTGGCCCTGGCGATACGGCTGGCGTCTGACGCCAAGATGATGGCGCCGTCCATCTTGGCCAGCTCCGACAGCCGCTGCGGACTGAAGGCAGCATCGAGCAGGAACCCACCCGAACAGATGTTGAGCACGTCGGGGCCGTCGCCCACCACCAGCAACCCGCCCATGCCGGCCTGGAGGATTCGATCCACCCCCTCGCGCAGAACCCGACCCGGCGCCACCTGGGTGAGCGCCGCCTGAAGCTCGGGCGGATAGGGCGCGATCATCAGACGATGTTAGGGGCCAGCCCGGTACCGGTTGGTGCTATTGGTTCAGGTCAGCCCGACCCGGTCTATGGCATCGGCCAAGGTCCCCACCCGCATCAGCTCGATGCCTTCGACGGTCTGGGGGGCGCTGTAGGGGACCATGGCCCGCTTGAACCCCAGGCGGGCCGCTTCGGCCAGGCGCCGGGGGTGTGGGCCACCTGTCGCAGCTCACCACCGAGGCCAACCTCACCGCAGGCCACCAGATCGGGCGGGGCCGGCCGGCCCCGAAGAGCCGACGCCACCGCCAGACCCAGAGCGAGGTCTGCGCCCGGTTCGTTGACCCGCACACCCCCCACGGCCAAGGCGTACACGTCCAGGTTGGCCACGGGGAGCTGCACCCGCCTCTCCAGCACGGCCAGCACCATGGAAAGCCGGCCTTGCTCTACGCCCTGGGCCGACCTCCTCGGCGATGGCAGGTGCGAGGTGGCGGCCAAGGCCTGGAGCTCCACCAGGAGGGGCCTGGCTCCCTCCATGGTGGGTACCACCACCGAGCCCGGCACGCCGACTCGCCTGTCGGCCAGGAACAGACCGCTGGGGTCTGGCACCCCGACCAGCCCGTGCTCGGTCATCTCGAACAGACCCAGTTCCTGGGTGGATCCGAAGCGGTGCTTGACCACCCGCAGGAGGCGCAGCGCGTGGTGCCGGTCTCCTTCGAAGGCCAGCACCGTATCCACCAGGTGTTCGAGCACCCGAGGACCGGCCAGGTTGCCTTCTTTGGTTACGTGGCCGACCAGCACCACGGCACATCCTCGCTGCTTGGCCTCTTGCACCAGCCGGTGGCTGCACTCACGCACTTGGGCCACCGAACCCGGGGCCGAGGCCAGCTCGGGGACCGACAAGGTCTGGATGGAGTCGACCACGACCAGTTCGGGCCCTACGCCGTCGATCGATCGCACCACGTTGGGGACAGACGACTCGGCCGCCAGGTAGAGCAGTGGGTGCAGGGCGCCGAGTCGCTCGGCCCGAAGGCGCACCTGCTGGGGCGACTCCTCGCCGGTGATGTACAGCACGGTACGACCCGACGCGGCCACCTCGGCGGCGGCCTGGAGCAGAACGGTGGATTTGCCGATGCCCGGCTCTCCTCCCAACAGGGTGATCGAACCCGGCACCAGGCCGCCGCCGAGCACGCGGTCCAGCTCGGGGATGCCGGTCGGTCGGGGCGTGAACTCGGTGGGGTCGACGTCGGCGATGGGTACCGGTGGCCCGCTGGAAGGGACCAGACCGACCACCTCCGACGCCCCGGAAGGACCGTCCAGCTCTTCGACCAAGCTCCCCCATGCCGAGCACCCCGGGCACTGGCCCACCCACTTGGGTGCGCTGGTGCCACAGTCTGGGCAACGGAAGACGGTTCGGACCTTGGCCATGACCGGACCCTACGAAGGGGGTCTGACAGTGAAGTTCGACGCCATGCCCGAAACCGTAGCTCAATCACGAACAAATGTTCGACCACGGAGACTTGCAATCGGCTCCTAATGGACTACATTAGAACCGGTTCTAACTTCTCACCCTAGGAGTAAGCAATGGAGTTCGGCCTGTTCTTGAACGGCTACCTGCCTGGTCCGGCGGCCCACAACCGTGATGCCGAGCACACCATGCTCATGCGCGAGCTCCAATACGCCATCCATGCCGACGGCTTCAACTGGAAGTACGCCTGGTTCGGCGAACACCACGCCCTCACCGAGTACTCGCACATGTCCGCCCCCGAGGTCGTCATCCCCTACGTGGCGGCCAAGACCGAGCGCATCCACCTGGGCTCGGCCATCATCAACCTGTCCCGCAAGGTCAACCACCCGGTCCGCAACGCCGAGCGCGTCGCCATGCTCGACCACATCACCGGCGGCCGCTTCGAGTTCGGCACCGGTCGCGGCGCCGGCGCCCACGAGATGGCCACCTTCGACCTCCTCACCTCCGACACCAAGGAGATGTGGAACGAGGCCGCCCCCGAGATCGTCCGCATGTGGGAACAACGCGATTACACCTTCGACGGTGAGAACTTCAAGATCGAAGAACCGCACAACATCCTGCCCAAGCCCTACGGCGTGGGCCATCCGCCGATCTGGGTGGGCTGTGGCAACCCCGGCACCTTCACCACCGCCGGGCAGTCCGGCATCGGCGCCATCGCCTTCAACTTCGAACCCGTCTACAACCTCAAGGGTCGCATCGACGCCTACAAGGAAGGCATCGCCAACTGCACCGAGCCCCTCGGCCAGTTCATGAACGACAACGTCATGATGACCAATGCCGTGGTCTGCGTGGCCGACGGCAAGCGGGCCCGGGAGATCGCCATGTCCCCCGGCCGGGGCTACCTCAACACCATGGTGAACATGTACCACACCACCATGCCACCCCAGCCCGGCGCGGTTAAGTGGCCCGGCCGCCCCCGCTCCATCCGCACCGAGGAAGAGCTCGACTACGCAATCGACGCCGGCTACCTGCTGTGCGGCAGCCCCGAGCAGGTTCTGGAGCAGATCGCCAAGTACCAAGAGGTCGGATGTGACCAACTCGTGTTCGGCATCCCCAACGAGGGGTTCGAACACGAGGAGGTGCTCGAGATGATCGAGCTGTTCGGCAACAA is drawn from Microthrixaceae bacterium and contains these coding sequences:
- a CDS encoding LLM class flavin-dependent oxidoreductase produces the protein MEFGLFLNGYLPGPAAHNRDAEHTMLMRELQYAIHADGFNWKYAWFGEHHALTEYSHMSAPEVVIPYVAAKTERIHLGSAIINLSRKVNHPVRNAERVAMLDHITGGRFEFGTGRGAGAHEMATFDLLTSDTKEMWNEAAPEIVRMWEQRDYTFDGENFKIEEPHNILPKPYGVGHPPIWVGCGNPGTFTTAGQSGIGAIAFNFEPVYNLKGRIDAYKEGIANCTEPLGQFMNDNVMMTNAVVCVADGKRAREIAMSPGRGYLNTMVNMYHTTMPPQPGAVKWPGRPRSIRTEEELDYAIDAGYLLCGSPEQVLEQIAKYQEVGCDQLVFGIPNEGFEHEEVLEMIELFGNKVIPEFDKDPEHRTAKMRATAQRKYPDFANPLPEGLDVEIIPTNALIPLEG